A genome region from Blautia coccoides includes the following:
- a CDS encoding glucose-6-phosphate isomerase — MENKVSFDYSKAAGFISAHEVEYMKETAEHAKAKLVSKSGEGSDFLGWIDLPVEYDREEFSKIRKAAEKIRSDSEVLVVIGIGGSYLGARAAIEFLRHGFYNNISREQRKTPEIYFAGNNISSTYLKGLIDVIGSRDFSVNVISKSGTTTEPAIAFRVFKEMLENKYGRKEAAGRIYATTDKSRGALKSLAAEEGYETFVVPDDVGGRFSVLTAVGLLPIAVSGADLEKLMEGAACGRENALNLPFEKNDALLYAAVRNILLRKGKSVELLANYEPSVHYVSEWWKQLYGESEGKDQKGLMPASVDLTTDLHSMGQFIQDGARIMFETILNVETPREDLVIREEKTDLDGLNYLAGKTVDFINKSAMNGTALAHTDGNVPNLRVNIPEQNEFYLGQLFYFFEFACGISGYILGVNPFNQPGVESYKSNMFALLGKPGYEEKHAQLTERL, encoded by the coding sequence ATGGAGAATAAGGTGTCATTTGACTACTCAAAAGCGGCAGGCTTTATCAGTGCCCACGAAGTAGAGTACATGAAGGAGACCGCAGAGCATGCCAAGGCAAAGCTGGTGTCAAAGAGCGGGGAGGGCAGTGATTTTCTCGGATGGATAGATCTCCCTGTGGAATATGACAGGGAAGAATTTTCAAAGATCAGGAAAGCGGCTGAAAAGATCCGGTCTGATTCAGAGGTGCTGGTGGTAATTGGTATCGGAGGTTCTTACCTGGGTGCCAGGGCAGCCATTGAATTTTTAAGGCACGGGTTTTATAACAACATCAGCAGGGAACAGAGAAAAACCCCGGAGATTTACTTTGCAGGCAATAATATCAGCAGCACCTACCTGAAAGGGCTTATTGATGTGATAGGCAGCAGGGACTTTTCCGTCAATGTGATATCCAAGTCGGGAACCACCACAGAACCCGCAATTGCTTTCCGCGTGTTTAAGGAAATGCTGGAGAACAAATATGGAAGGAAAGAGGCGGCAGGGAGAATTTATGCCACCACAGACAAGTCCCGGGGAGCCTTAAAGAGCCTTGCGGCAGAGGAGGGCTATGAAACCTTTGTGGTACCGGATGATGTGGGAGGCCGTTTCTCAGTGCTGACCGCAGTAGGACTGCTTCCCATTGCTGTCAGTGGGGCGGATCTTGAGAAGCTCATGGAGGGAGCTGCCTGCGGTAGAGAGAATGCCCTGAATCTTCCCTTTGAAAAAAATGATGCACTCCTTTACGCCGCAGTCCGCAACATTCTTCTGAGAAAAGGCAAATCCGTAGAACTTCTGGCTAATTATGAACCCAGTGTCCACTATGTGTCTGAATGGTGGAAACAGCTTTACGGGGAGAGTGAGGGCAAAGACCAAAAAGGCCTCATGCCAGCCTCTGTGGATCTGACCACAGACCTTCATTCCATGGGACAGTTTATTCAGGATGGCGCCAGGATCATGTTCGAGACAATCCTGAATGTGGAGACTCCCAGAGAGGATCTGGTGATCAGGGAAGAAAAGACGGATTTGGACGGACTGAATTATCTTGCCGGAAAAACGGTTGATTTTATCAACAAGAGTGCCATGAACGGCACTGCCTTAGCTCATACCGACGGCAATGTACCAAATCTGCGTGTGAATATACCGGAACAAAATGAGTTTTATCTTGGGCAGTTATTCTATTTCTTTGAGTTTGCCTGCGGTATCAGCGGCTATATACTGGGAGTGAATCCTTTTAACCAGCCCGGGGTGGAGAGTTATAAGAGCAACATGTTCGCACTTTTGGGAAAACCAGGATATGAAGAAAAACACGCACAACTGACAGAGCGGCTTTAA
- a CDS encoding CvfB family protein — MELGKKQKLVVVKTVDFGVYLGDRQDAGETDRVLLPGKEVPEGTGEGDMMEVFLYKDSSDRLIATTRTPGLMINQVGFLKVAQVTKIGAFLDWGLEKDLFLPYKEQTKKVHEGEEVLVSLYIDKSSRLCATMKVYHYLKTNSPYIVGDMVTGVVYEQSDNFGVFVAVDGQYSGLIPKQEAQGNYKVGEELTFRVTQVREDGKLNLSAKQKAHIQLHEDAQSVYEIIQDFEGVLPFDDKASPEIIQREFGLSKNAFKRAVGHLLKEEKIELKNHKIYIR; from the coding sequence ATGGAATTAGGTAAAAAACAGAAACTGGTTGTTGTGAAAACTGTGGATTTTGGTGTATATCTGGGAGACAGACAGGATGCAGGGGAGACGGACAGAGTGCTGCTTCCGGGCAAAGAAGTACCGGAGGGCACCGGAGAAGGTGACATGATGGAGGTATTCCTCTACAAGGATTCCTCTGACCGCCTGATCGCAACCACCAGAACTCCGGGACTTATGATAAATCAGGTGGGTTTTTTGAAGGTTGCCCAGGTGACAAAGATCGGCGCGTTTCTGGACTGGGGACTGGAAAAAGACCTGTTTCTTCCATATAAAGAACAGACAAAGAAGGTTCACGAGGGGGAGGAAGTTCTGGTATCCCTCTATATTGACAAGAGCAGCCGTCTGTGCGCCACTATGAAGGTATACCACTATCTGAAGACCAATTCTCCCTATATTGTAGGGGATATGGTGACAGGCGTGGTATATGAGCAGAGTGACAATTTTGGCGTGTTCGTGGCTGTGGACGGGCAGTATTCCGGTCTGATACCAAAACAGGAGGCCCAGGGCAACTATAAGGTGGGTGAGGAGCTGACATTCCGTGTCACACAGGTGCGTGAGGATGGAAAACTGAACCTCAGCGCAAAGCAGAAGGCCCACATCCAGCTCCATGAGGACGCCCAGAGCGTATACGAGATCATACAGGATTTTGAAGGTGTTCTGCCTTTTGATGATAAAGCTTCCCCGGAAATTATCCAGAGGGAATTCGGCCTGAGCAAGAATGCGTTCAAACGTGCAGTGGGACATTTGCTGAAGGAAGAGAAAATAGAACTGAAAAACCATAAAATTTATATACGTTAG
- a CDS encoding class I SAM-dependent DNA methyltransferase produces MDSIDYYDRYAVPYYEETVDLSMEEQLERFMDLLPENAEVLDLGCGSGRDTLFLEDEGFSVTAMDGSARMCELAEIHTGRDILHLRVEDMEFDDVFHGIWACAVLGHFPPDKIQEVMQKILNALKDDGILYFSVRKGDRNGRYNGRYYYDYSRDSLDNLLDPIPNIKVLDIWKTSDARGEDNKNKWYNVLLRKVKNKEE; encoded by the coding sequence GTGGACTCGATAGATTATTATGACCGATACGCGGTACCTTATTATGAAGAAACTGTAGATCTGAGCATGGAGGAGCAGCTTGAGCGTTTTATGGACTTGCTGCCGGAGAATGCGGAAGTTCTTGATTTGGGCTGTGGGTCGGGAAGAGACACCTTGTTTCTCGAAGACGAAGGATTCAGCGTGACCGCAATGGACGGCTCCGCCAGAATGTGTGAACTGGCAGAGATCCATACGGGGCGGGATATCCTGCATCTGCGCGTGGAAGACATGGAATTTGACGATGTGTTCCATGGTATCTGGGCGTGCGCCGTTTTAGGCCATTTTCCACCGGACAAAATCCAGGAAGTGATGCAGAAAATCCTCAATGCACTGAAAGACGACGGAATTCTGTATTTTTCTGTGCGCAAAGGCGACAGGAACGGCAGATACAACGGACGCTATTACTATGATTACAGCAGGGATTCCCTGGATAACCTTCTGGATCCGATCCCGAATATCAAAGTGCTGGATATCTGGAAGACCAGTGATGCCCGCGGAGAAGACAATAAAAACAAGTGGTACAATGTGCTGCTTCGCAAAGTAAAGAATAAAGAAGAATAG
- a CDS encoding acyl-[acyl-carrier-protein] thioesterase has translation MKYSFESYVRYSEIGEDRSLTLNSVINYFQDCSTFHSEHAGVGIDYLQEKNQVWVLSSWQIIVERYPKLCEKIRITTWPYAFKRFLGSRNFTMEDENGATVAYANSLWTYLDLGSGMPVNVSEQQVAAYSLEEKYPMEYAPRKIKMPEAFVEYESFPVRPHHLDTNHHVNNGQYVAMAEEYVPAGFCVHQMRAEYKGQAVLGDIIVPKVKSEQGICTVALCGENGEPYAVVELKEKKEWN, from the coding sequence ATGAAATATTCTTTTGAAAGCTATGTGCGCTACAGTGAAATAGGGGAGGACAGGAGCCTGACTCTGAATTCTGTCATCAATTATTTTCAGGACTGCAGCACCTTTCATTCGGAACACGCAGGTGTGGGGATTGATTATCTTCAGGAAAAAAATCAGGTATGGGTCCTGTCCTCATGGCAGATAATCGTGGAGCGGTATCCGAAGCTCTGTGAGAAGATCAGGATCACCACCTGGCCCTATGCCTTTAAGCGGTTTCTGGGCAGCAGGAATTTTACCATGGAGGATGAGAACGGCGCCACAGTAGCTTACGCCAATTCCCTGTGGACCTATCTGGATCTGGGGAGCGGCATGCCCGTCAATGTGTCAGAACAGCAGGTAGCAGCATACTCACTGGAGGAGAAGTACCCAATGGAATACGCCCCCAGAAAGATCAAGATGCCTGAAGCTTTTGTGGAATACGAAAGTTTTCCGGTCCGTCCTCATCATCTGGATACGAACCACCATGTGAACAACGGACAGTATGTGGCCATGGCGGAAGAATATGTGCCTGCCGGCTTCTGTGTGCATCAGATGCGGGCGGAGTATAAGGGACAGGCAGTGCTTGGGGATATTATAGTACCAAAGGTGAAAAGTGAGCAGGGAATCTGTACAGTGGCTCTCTGCGGCGAGAACGGAGAACCCTATGCGGTTGTGGAATTAAAGGAGAAGAAAGAATGGAATTAG